The genomic segment CATCGCCAAGAAGGCGGAAGCCCAGGTCAAGGCGCTCGGCATCGGCGACAGCGTGTTCGTCGGCCCCGAAGCCGAGTTCTTCGTGTTCGACGACGTGCGCTATTCGGCGAGCCCGTACAACACCGGCTTCAAACTGGACTCGTCGGAACTGCCGACCAACTCGGACACCGAGTACGAAGGCGGCAACCTCGGCCACCGCATCCGCACCAAGGCCGGTTACTTCCCGGTGCCGCCGCAGGACTCCGTGCAGGACATGCGCTCGGAGATGCTCGGCGCGATGGCCAAGATGGGCGTCAAGGTCGAGAAGCATCACCACGAAGTCGCTTCGGCCCAGCACGAGCTCGGCATGAAGTTCGACACCCTGACCCACATGGCCGACCAGATGCAGATCTACAAGTACTGCATCCATCAGGTCGCCCACATCTACGGCAAGACCGCGACCTTCATGCCGAAGCCGGTGTTCGGCGACAACGGCTCGGGCATGCACGTGCACCAGTCGATCTGGAAGGACGGCAAGCCGACCTTCGCCGGCAACAAGTACGCCGACCTGTCGGAAACCTGCCTCCACTACATCGGCGGCATCATCAAGCACGCCAAGGCGATCAACGCCTTCACCAACCCGTCGACCAACTCCTACAAGCGTCTGGTCCCGGGCTATGAAGCGCCGGTGCTGCTGGCCTACTCGGCCCGCAACCGCTCGGCCTCGTGCCGTATCCCCTACACCACCTCGCCGAAGGCCAAGCGCGTCGAAGTCCGCTTCCCGGACCCGATGGCCAATCCGT from the Rhodopseudomonas palustris genome contains:
- the glnA gene encoding type I glutamate--ammonia ligase, which translates into the protein MTTAKEVLKSIKDNDVKYVDLRFTDPRGKWQHVTFDVSMIDEEIFSEGTMFDGSSIAGWKAINESDMTLMPDPATATIDPFFAETTMVITCDILEPSTGEPYNRDPRGIAKKAEAQVKALGIGDSVFVGPEAEFFVFDDVRYSASPYNTGFKLDSSELPTNSDTEYEGGNLGHRIRTKAGYFPVPPQDSVQDMRSEMLGAMAKMGVKVEKHHHEVASAQHELGMKFDTLTHMADQMQIYKYCIHQVAHIYGKTATFMPKPVFGDNGSGMHVHQSIWKDGKPTFAGNKYADLSETCLHYIGGIIKHAKAINAFTNPSTNSYKRLVPGYEAPVLLAYSARNRSASCRIPYTTSPKAKRVEVRFPDPMANPYLAFAAMLMAGLDGIKNKIDPGPAMDKDLYDLPKEELKQIPTVCGSLREALENLDKDRAFLKAGGVFDDDFIDAFIELKMTEVARFEMTPHPVEFEMYYSY